The Pontibacter pudoricolor genome contains a region encoding:
- a CDS encoding DNA polymerase III subunit gamma/tau: MENFVVSARKYRPATFDSVVGQHHITNTLKNAISSKHLAQAFLFCGPRGVGKTTCARILAKTINCQNISPETEACNECESCRSFNSNSSFNIHELDAASNNSVEDIRNLVEQVRYAPQTGKYKIYIIDEVHMLSNQAFNAFLKTLEEPPSYAIFILATTERHKIIPTILSRCQIFDFNRIRIDDMVRHLGSIAQKESIQAEPDALHLISQKADGALRDALSIFDQMVTFSGSNVTYKATVENLHILDYDYYFRLTDHLLEQNLPGALLLFDEILKNGFDAHNFLVGIAEHFRSLLVCKDVQTVQLLEVSDNIKAKYAEQSQKSTVSFLLSGLNVVSTCDTNYKSSKNQRLHVELCLMKLAHLNAALSFANEGADVKKLR, encoded by the coding sequence ATGGAAAATTTTGTAGTATCAGCGCGTAAATACCGTCCGGCCACGTTCGATAGCGTGGTGGGGCAGCACCATATCACCAACACCCTTAAAAACGCCATCAGCAGCAAGCATCTGGCGCAGGCTTTCCTTTTCTGCGGGCCGCGTGGTGTGGGCAAAACGACTTGTGCCCGTATCTTGGCAAAAACCATTAACTGCCAGAATATCTCCCCGGAAACAGAAGCCTGCAACGAGTGCGAATCGTGCCGCAGCTTTAACAGCAACAGCTCATTTAATATCCATGAGCTCGATGCGGCTTCCAACAACTCAGTAGAGGATATCCGCAACCTGGTGGAGCAGGTGCGTTATGCGCCGCAAACCGGCAAGTACAAGATCTATATTATAGATGAGGTGCACATGCTCTCGAACCAGGCCTTTAACGCATTCCTGAAGACCCTGGAAGAGCCGCCGAGCTACGCCATTTTTATACTTGCTACTACGGAGCGCCACAAAATCATCCCAACTATACTTTCGCGTTGCCAGATCTTCGATTTTAACAGAATCAGGATAGATGATATGGTGCGCCATTTGGGAAGTATAGCCCAGAAAGAAAGTATACAGGCTGAGCCGGATGCCCTGCACCTGATCTCTCAGAAAGCAGACGGAGCCCTGCGCGATGCCCTGTCGATCTTCGACCAGATGGTAACCTTCTCGGGAAGCAATGTCACCTACAAAGCTACTGTCGAGAACCTGCACATACTTGATTACGATTACTATTTCCGTTTGACAGACCATCTGCTGGAGCAAAATCTTCCGGGCGCTTTGTTGTTATTCGACGAAATTCTGAAGAATGGTTTTGATGCGCATAACTTCCTGGTGGGTATAGCAGAGCATTTCCGTAGTTTACTGGTGTGCAAAGATGTGCAGACGGTACAGTTGCTGGAAGTGTCGGATAATATTAAAGCGAAATATGCCGAGCAATCTCAGAAGTCTACGGTTTCGTTCCTGTTATCGGGCCTGAACGTGGTAAGCACCTGCGACACCAACTATAAAAGCAGCAAGAACCAGCGCCTGCATGTAGAGTTATGCCTGATGAAACTGGCACACCTGAACGCAGCCCTGAGTTTTGCTAACGAAGGAGCAGACGTAAAAAAGCTAAGGTAG
- a CDS encoding M16 family metallopeptidase, whose translation MTVKKGLSLFLVASAFTLTQCKNEINQTQATTEASSAVKTEKEYKYETAPNDPLNARIYTLDNGLKVYLTDYEEAPRIQTYIAVRAGAKNDPADATGLAHYLEHMVFKGTTELGTQNWEKEKVELDKIEALYEKYRATKDEAARKKIYAQIDSVSGVAATYAIANEYDKILGAIGAKGTNAYTWVDQTVYVNDIPSNQLERWVELEADRFADMVPRIFHTELEAVYEEKNRTLDNDGWKVQEAISAALFPTHQYGSQSTIGTIEHLKNPSITEIKKYYNKYYIPNNMAIAMSGDIDFDQTIKLIDKYWGTMEKQPEPAFDVAQEKPIQKPIVKEVLGPDAENVSIAFRTPDINSKDALVIQMISNLLYNGQAGLVDLNLNQQQKVLQAYAYDTPMKDYGMFRMTGMPRQGQTLDQVRDLLLQQLDLIKKGQFDESLLQAVVNNDKINTMKAYEDNSNRADAFVSAFIYDMPWDKYVSRPEAYAQITKQDVMDVANKYFNNNNYVLIYKKTGKDPNAQKVEKPAITPVAVNRDAQSDYYKAFMAKEVAPLQPVFIDYKKDITESKLKQNIPLLYTKNKDNGLFQLYYILDMGTNNDPKLGMAVNYLKYLGTDKYTAEELQKEFYKLGTSFDVFSSGDQVYVSLTGLDENFEKGLNLFESVLANAKPDQKALNDMVAGMLKARDDAKKNKGVILQQAMMNYAKYGPKNPFNTVLSEKELKAVKPQELVNIIKSIPTYEHRVLYYGPRETDKLTVALNAGHNVPATLKPVPAEKVFKEIDFTQPTVYWADYNMVQAEMIFLSKSVPYSKDIIPVVRLYNEYMGGIVFQDLRESKALAYSTYSSYSTAAKKDRANYLVSYIGAQADKLSEAMAGMQALLTDMPLADANFQNAQAALRNSISTERITKSDILFNYERAKKLGLTYDIRQDVYQSANTMTFDQMKEFQQKYVRAQPQAILVIGSKDKLNFKELEKYGKVKQLTLKELFGY comes from the coding sequence ATGACAGTCAAAAAGGGATTATCTCTGTTTTTGGTTGCGTCTGCTTTTACATTAACCCAGTGTAAAAATGAGATCAACCAGACACAGGCAACAACCGAGGCTTCCTCTGCGGTCAAAACCGAAAAGGAGTACAAATACGAAACAGCGCCAAACGACCCGCTGAATGCCCGCATCTATACCCTGGATAACGGCCTGAAAGTTTACTTAACGGATTACGAAGAAGCACCACGCATACAGACATACATTGCAGTGCGTGCCGGCGCTAAAAACGACCCTGCCGATGCTACCGGCCTGGCGCACTACCTGGAGCACATGGTGTTTAAAGGCACTACCGAACTGGGTACCCAGAACTGGGAAAAAGAGAAAGTAGAGCTGGATAAAATAGAAGCACTTTACGAAAAGTACAGAGCAACAAAAGACGAGGCAGCCCGCAAAAAAATATACGCCCAAATAGACTCAGTTTCGGGTGTAGCTGCTACGTATGCCATTGCCAACGAGTACGATAAGATTTTAGGTGCTATCGGAGCAAAAGGAACGAACGCATATACCTGGGTAGACCAGACCGTGTATGTAAACGACATCCCGAGCAACCAACTGGAGCGCTGGGTAGAACTGGAAGCAGACCGTTTTGCTGACATGGTACCTCGTATTTTCCATACCGAACTGGAAGCAGTATACGAAGAGAAAAACCGTACGCTGGATAACGATGGCTGGAAAGTGCAGGAAGCGATCAGCGCAGCCCTTTTCCCGACACACCAGTATGGTTCACAGTCAACTATAGGAACGATTGAGCACCTGAAAAACCCGTCTATCACCGAGATCAAAAAGTATTATAACAAGTACTACATTCCGAACAACATGGCCATTGCCATGAGCGGCGACATTGATTTCGACCAAACTATAAAACTGATTGACAAGTACTGGGGAACTATGGAGAAGCAGCCTGAGCCCGCATTTGATGTTGCCCAGGAGAAACCGATCCAGAAGCCGATCGTGAAGGAAGTACTGGGCCCGGATGCAGAGAACGTATCCATCGCTTTCCGTACACCGGACATCAACTCTAAGGATGCCTTGGTGATCCAGATGATCAGCAATTTGCTTTATAACGGCCAGGCCGGTTTAGTAGACCTTAACCTGAACCAGCAGCAGAAAGTGCTACAGGCTTATGCCTATGATACCCCGATGAAAGATTACGGCATGTTCCGTATGACGGGTATGCCACGCCAGGGCCAGACCTTAGACCAGGTTCGGGACCTGTTATTGCAGCAGCTTGACCTGATCAAGAAAGGCCAGTTTGATGAGTCGCTGCTACAGGCTGTGGTGAACAACGACAAAATAAACACCATGAAAGCCTATGAAGACAACAGCAACCGCGCTGATGCCTTTGTATCTGCTTTTATTTATGATATGCCCTGGGATAAATATGTTAGCCGCCCTGAAGCGTATGCACAGATCACCAAGCAGGATGTAATGGATGTGGCAAACAAGTATTTCAATAACAATAACTATGTGCTGATCTATAAGAAGACTGGCAAAGACCCTAACGCACAAAAAGTAGAAAAGCCTGCCATTACACCGGTTGCTGTTAACCGTGATGCACAGTCGGATTACTACAAAGCGTTTATGGCGAAAGAAGTAGCACCACTGCAGCCTGTGTTCATCGACTATAAAAAAGACATCACAGAGTCAAAACTGAAGCAAAACATTCCGCTGCTTTACACTAAAAACAAAGACAACGGCCTGTTCCAGCTATACTACATCCTGGATATGGGCACCAACAACGACCCTAAACTGGGCATGGCCGTTAACTACCTGAAGTACCTGGGTACCGACAAGTATACTGCCGAAGAACTACAGAAAGAGTTTTACAAGCTGGGCACTTCGTTTGATGTTTTCTCTTCAGGAGACCAGGTGTATGTAAGCTTAACAGGTTTGGATGAGAACTTCGAGAAAGGCCTGAACCTGTTCGAGAGTGTATTAGCCAATGCAAAACCAGACCAGAAGGCCTTGAACGATATGGTGGCCGGTATGCTGAAAGCCCGCGATGATGCCAAGAAAAACAAAGGCGTTATTCTGCAGCAAGCCATGATGAACTATGCCAAGTATGGCCCGAAGAACCCGTTCAACACGGTACTAAGCGAGAAAGAACTGAAGGCTGTAAAACCACAGGAATTGGTAAACATCATCAAGAGCATTCCGACCTACGAACACCGCGTACTATACTACGGTCCACGTGAAACAGATAAGCTGACAGTTGCTCTTAACGCGGGCCATAACGTACCAGCCACATTAAAGCCGGTACCTGCCGAGAAAGTATTTAAGGAGATCGACTTTACACAACCGACTGTATACTGGGCAGACTATAACATGGTGCAGGCCGAGATGATATTCCTGAGCAAATCTGTACCTTACAGCAAAGACATTATTCCGGTTGTGCGTTTGTATAACGAGTACATGGGCGGCATCGTGTTCCAGGACCTGCGTGAGTCTAAAGCGCTTGCCTACTCTACTTACTCAAGCTATAGTACAGCGGCCAAGAAAGATCGCGCTAACTACCTGGTGTCGTACATCGGGGCGCAGGCCGATAAACTATCTGAAGCCATGGCTGGTATGCAGGCTTTATTAACGGATATGCCACTGGCAGATGCAAACTTCCAGAACGCACAGGCGGCGCTTCGTAACAGCATTTCTACAGAGCGCATCACCAAATCCGATATCCTGTTCAATTACGAGCGTGCTAAAAAGCTGGGCCTGACGTACGATATCCGTCAGGATGTGTACCAAAGCGCCAACACCATGACTTTTGACCAGATGAAGGAGTTCCAGCAGAAGTATGTAAGAGCCCAGCCACAGGCTATACTTGTGATCGGCTCTAAAGACAAGCTGAACTTTAAAGAACTGGAGAAATACGGCAAAGTGAAGCAGCTGACATTAAAAGAGCTTTTTGGGTATTAA